In Acidicapsa ligni, a single window of DNA contains:
- a CDS encoding response regulator codes for MADTQMIRVLVVDDHPLMRSGIVGEINAQADMKIVGEAGDGHEAISAFRAHRPDVTLMDIRMPNLGGIEAIVAIRRDFPNARLVILTTSAGDIQAVRAFQAGAVGYLLKNLLRTELIDTVRLVHAGRRRIPPDIALQIAEHAADDAVSPRELDVLRGVSKGKANKIIAADLNISEHTVKNHIKSILSKLGASDRTDAVVIAIRRGYIEM; via the coding sequence ATGGCTGATACGCAGATGATTCGGGTGCTTGTGGTCGACGATCATCCCTTGATGCGATCCGGAATCGTTGGTGAGATAAACGCCCAGGCCGATATGAAGATTGTCGGCGAAGCAGGCGATGGTCATGAAGCGATCTCAGCCTTCCGCGCTCATCGTCCGGATGTAACCCTCATGGACATCAGGATGCCCAACCTAGGCGGAATAGAAGCCATCGTGGCGATCCGCAGAGACTTCCCTAACGCTCGACTTGTCATCCTGACCACCTCAGCAGGAGACATTCAGGCGGTTCGCGCCTTCCAGGCCGGCGCCGTTGGCTATCTGCTGAAGAACCTGCTCCGGACAGAGCTAATCGATACCGTCCGGCTTGTGCATGCTGGTCGACGGCGTATTCCCCCCGATATAGCCCTGCAGATCGCTGAACATGCGGCTGACGATGCAGTCTCACCGAGAGAGCTGGATGTGCTTCGCGGTGTATCCAAGGGGAAAGCGAACAAAATCATAGCCGCCGACCTGAATATCTCGGAGCACACCGTGAAGAACCATATCAAGAGCATCCTGTCCAAGCTCGGCGCAAGTGATCGGACTGACGCCGTTGTCATCGCCATCCGGCGTGGCTACATCGAGATGTAA
- a CDS encoding sensor histidine kinase, with amino-acid sequence MISSRLVSSWQTMTLAVAMAVPCLLNGHAVAQDDAARSTSFGDQYHTSWTLREGVPAGLAHVTQTSDGFLWLASETGLYRFDGVEFVKYHPPPGQSLLNDGAITALAPTSDGGLWIAFRFGGTSFIKAGAIANYPPEQDFAQPIYSLVQDQNGNVWGASSIGLTRFDGTRWGRVDQSWGFLFERALHLRIDPEGTLWVDDGKHYYVLVRGSKQFRATDIRTGKVDFASDGRGWAAIDGVGLIQLRRSDRDGWTEGPLVIRENIATLTHTSDGALWFGAHDGIWSLSGPIARAIPPLQTAAAHRFREVDGLSDDYVYELMQDREGSVWAITPRGLDQFRISIFSTTYSPPDMMRLSAVNEGDGILVGSGFIAKSALLRIGKHGSESIRTPFKAIHAMFRDREGTVWVNGDGKLWSFTGNKFTAIPPPQEYSSGNLGVQSMTMDESGALWLSITTRGSNGIYRNDHGNWIPVRDISGHPNQAAVSMMTDSMGQIWMGFAQDRLAIVAGDTTHRYDRDSGLDVGAVTAMTEHGDHVWLGGTEGLDYFSKGRFQQIFSDAGTRLYGVTGVVETRNGDIWLNYADGIAKIDAADLRTALASENHRAKIRLFNQLDGYPGTPIMRTQSSTVAQTADGRIYFLARAGVVWIDPDHIEKNTVPPNTFVTSVIVDQQVYENPASLSFPGGAENLQINYTATSLLIPGKVRFRYKLEGFDKDWQDVGTRRQAFYTRLPPGRYTFLVTASNNDGVWSTSNARCEFTLPPTFLQSLWFKLICIAIFLLVVTALYLLRVKQLTAQVRSTLFTRLAERERIARDLHDTFFQGIQGLFLRFNTGTAQLPPNEPARQIFIEALELSDRVMLEGRELVLDLRADETAESDLPEAFARAVDEFASPSKPEFKVVVVGQARQLHPGCATELFRIGKEAIYNAFRHAKATAVEVEVVYEKDVLQLHIRDNGQGIDEQVIRDGRRPGHLGLPGMSERAQRIGAKFGIWSKRGNGTEIEITVPSGVAYALSRETTRPGWWSRWIQKNS; translated from the coding sequence ATGATCAGCTCCCGCTTAGTCAGTAGCTGGCAGACGATGACGCTTGCCGTCGCTATGGCGGTTCCGTGTCTTCTCAACGGACATGCCGTAGCACAAGACGATGCAGCCAGAAGCACTTCATTCGGCGATCAGTACCATACGTCATGGACACTTCGAGAGGGCGTACCAGCCGGGCTCGCTCACGTCACACAGACTTCCGATGGTTTCCTTTGGTTGGCTTCGGAGACGGGGCTATATCGATTCGACGGTGTGGAATTTGTAAAGTATCACCCTCCTCCTGGACAGAGCTTACTTAATGATGGAGCGATCACCGCCTTGGCACCGACGTCAGATGGCGGCTTGTGGATCGCCTTCCGATTTGGGGGAACGAGCTTTATCAAGGCCGGTGCTATTGCGAACTATCCCCCGGAACAGGATTTTGCTCAACCCATCTACTCCCTGGTGCAGGATCAGAACGGCAATGTTTGGGGAGCGAGTTCGATCGGATTGACGCGCTTCGATGGCACCCGGTGGGGACGAGTGGACCAGAGTTGGGGCTTCCTGTTCGAGCGAGCGCTCCACTTGCGTATTGATCCTGAAGGAACGCTATGGGTCGATGACGGCAAGCATTACTACGTTCTAGTGAGAGGGTCTAAGCAGTTTCGAGCCACTGACATACGTACAGGCAAAGTGGACTTCGCGAGTGACGGTAGGGGGTGGGCTGCCATCGACGGTGTGGGCCTTATTCAGCTGCGCCGTTCTGATCGAGACGGTTGGACTGAAGGGCCACTCGTGATCCGAGAGAATATCGCAACTCTTACCCACACGTCGGACGGCGCTCTCTGGTTCGGGGCCCATGACGGCATATGGAGCCTAAGCGGACCAATTGCTCGTGCGATACCGCCGCTACAGACCGCCGCAGCCCATAGATTCCGCGAAGTAGACGGACTATCGGATGACTACGTCTACGAACTCATGCAGGATCGAGAAGGAAGCGTCTGGGCCATCACCCCCAGAGGACTCGATCAGTTCAGAATATCCATCTTCTCGACGACATATTCACCGCCTGACATGATGCGACTTTCTGCCGTAAATGAGGGAGACGGCATTCTGGTGGGTTCTGGATTCATTGCGAAGTCAGCACTTCTTCGCATCGGCAAACATGGCTCCGAGTCGATACGCACCCCGTTCAAAGCGATCCATGCAATGTTTCGTGATCGTGAAGGAACAGTGTGGGTTAATGGGGACGGCAAGCTCTGGAGCTTCACCGGAAACAAGTTCACTGCGATTCCTCCACCCCAGGAATATTCTTCAGGCAATTTGGGCGTACAGTCGATGACTATGGATGAATCTGGCGCTCTCTGGCTCTCCATAACCACCCGAGGGTCGAACGGCATTTATCGAAATGATCACGGGAACTGGATTCCGGTTCGAGACATCAGCGGCCACCCGAATCAAGCCGCAGTGAGCATGATGACCGACAGTATGGGTCAAATCTGGATGGGGTTCGCGCAGGATCGGCTTGCCATCGTCGCTGGAGATACAACACACCGCTACGACCGAGATAGCGGTCTCGATGTTGGCGCGGTCACGGCGATGACGGAGCACGGAGATCATGTTTGGCTCGGCGGCACAGAGGGTCTTGATTATTTCTCTAAGGGTAGGTTTCAGCAGATCTTTTCCGATGCAGGTACTCGCTTGTATGGAGTTACAGGGGTCGTCGAAACACGAAACGGAGATATCTGGCTCAATTATGCGGACGGAATAGCAAAGATCGACGCCGCGGACTTGCGCACCGCACTCGCTTCAGAGAACCATCGCGCCAAAATCAGACTTTTCAATCAACTGGATGGCTATCCAGGAACGCCGATCATGCGAACGCAATCCTCCACTGTGGCTCAGACAGCCGATGGCCGTATCTATTTTCTGGCACGCGCGGGAGTGGTTTGGATCGATCCTGACCATATTGAGAAGAACACCGTACCGCCCAATACCTTCGTCACGTCAGTGATCGTCGATCAACAAGTTTACGAGAATCCCGCTTCGCTCAGTTTTCCCGGAGGAGCTGAGAATCTCCAGATCAACTACACAGCGACGAGCTTGCTTATTCCCGGGAAGGTGCGATTTCGTTATAAGCTCGAAGGTTTTGACAAGGACTGGCAAGATGTGGGGACAAGACGTCAGGCGTTCTATACACGGTTGCCGCCCGGCCGCTATACATTTCTCGTCACAGCGAGCAATAACGACGGTGTCTGGAGCACGTCGAACGCCCGCTGCGAGTTCACACTGCCACCCACGTTCCTGCAGAGCTTATGGTTCAAACTCATCTGCATCGCAATATTCCTTCTGGTCGTGACTGCGCTCTATCTCCTCCGCGTTAAGCAGCTCACAGCACAGGTTCGGAGCACACTGTTCACGCGTCTGGCGGAGCGCGAACGAATCGCTCGGGACCTCCACGATACTTTCTTCCAGGGCATTCAGGGGCTGTTCCTCCGGTTCAACACTGGGACAGCCCAGCTTCCGCCGAATGAACCCGCTCGACAGATCTTCATTGAAGCATTAGAGCTGTCAGACCGCGTGATGCTCGAAGGACGGGAACTTGTCCTCGATCTGCGTGCTGATGAGACCGCAGAGTCGGATCTGCCGGAGGCATTCGCCCGTGCGGTTGACGAGTTCGCGAGTCCCAGCAAGCCGGAGTTCAAGGTCGTTGTCGTGGGCCAGGCACGCCAATTGCATCCTGGGTGCGCAACGGAGTTGTTCCGGATCGGGAAAGAGGCCATCTACAATGCCTTTCGACATGCAAAAGCTACAGCTGTTGAGGTCGAAGTTGTGTACGAGAAGGATGTTCTGCAGCTTCACATTCGAGACAACGGTCAGGGGATCGATGAACAAGTTATTCGCGACGGCAGGAGGCCGGGCCACCTTGGCCTCCCTGGAATGAGCGAACGGGCTCAGCGGATCGGCGCGAAGTTTGGTATCTGGAGCAAGAGAGGCAATGGGACCGAGATCGAGATTACGGTCCCGTCCGGCGTTGCCTACGCGCTATCGAGAGAGACAACGAGACCCGGCTGGTGGTCGAGATGGATACAAAAGAACAGTTAG
- a CDS encoding TonB-dependent receptor, with protein sequence MAGRPSLRLNLFHSSLLFLLLLLPVATWAQNAQITGTVIDPSKAVIANASIEIVDTATQLKWDTKSNEDGRYTAPPLPAGTFRITVQVPNFETQVLENVKLNVAGKVSLDFVLHPGAISQSVTVDGSGININTTDASVSTVVDRQFVENLPLNGRSFQSLMTLAPGVSIVPSQGVGQSGELSVNGQRTEANYFTVDGVSANTGASVSPSGFTGAGFTGATPGETALGTTQSLVSIDALQEFRAITSTYSAEYGRTAGGQFALYTRSGTNQYHGTLFDYLRNDALDANSWFNGYTNTPPIAKQALRQNDFGGTIGGFLDIPHLYNGRDKTFFFFSYEGLRLINPTPSQLYEVPSTALRQAAPAALKPFLAAFPVSSEPDNGNGLSYYNAGYSAPSSLDTSSIRIDHSFGDNFKIFGRYSDSPSDSTARQSSDLAQVNATIRNVKTVTLGATNVFGPKMNNELRFNVTGNDYKSARTLDNFGGATPLNEGGVPGLQSGSWLTFFLFYDLYPYYLLEPQSNRQRQVNFVDTFTQTLGRHTLKYGVDYRRLVSSEELPSQWEVGFYYDEASVLSNQAGGINFYNQTINMKAVYPNTSLFVQDEWKVNDRLSLSYGLRWELNPAPHDANGNTPYTVNQITDLSTVTLAPKGTPLWQTVHTNFAPRLGVAYQVHHAPGADTILRAGAGLYYDTGTELAADGYYGVGTTGFKSFNGDAFPLTTQQIATVPTPSAAPPYNVAVWGFDPHLKTPYTVQWNVAVEQQLGEQQTLNINYVASASRRLLTQNFYSPDLLGNPNFVSGNGLYLTTNRASSDYESLQARFQRTLAHGFQALLSYTWSHSLDNSSSNFTIYELERGPSDFDIRNNFQAALSYEIPGHYQNAWTSYVLGHWALDARISARSALPVDIISSTTIDSDSGTGLNFHPDRVTDQPLYIRNPQIATGRQINPTAFVEKDDANGNVIEGNAGRNSARGYDAVQADMTLRRDFPFTERVGLQFRAEAYNLFNHPSFGSIYTSLANGSLFGQAYTTEDTQLGGLSSIYQVGGARSMQVSLKLHF encoded by the coding sequence ATGGCCGGCCGACCTTCGCTCAGATTGAATCTCTTCCACAGTTCTCTCCTGTTTCTGCTCCTTCTTCTGCCGGTGGCAACCTGGGCACAAAACGCGCAGATCACCGGAACCGTCATCGATCCATCCAAGGCGGTTATTGCGAATGCCTCGATCGAGATCGTCGACACTGCGACCCAGTTGAAGTGGGATACAAAATCGAACGAAGATGGACGCTATACAGCACCGCCTCTCCCGGCCGGCACCTTCCGGATCACTGTGCAGGTGCCGAACTTCGAGACGCAAGTCCTCGAAAATGTGAAGCTGAATGTGGCGGGCAAGGTCTCGCTGGACTTTGTGCTACATCCCGGCGCGATTAGCCAATCGGTAACAGTCGATGGCAGTGGGATCAACATCAACACGACCGACGCCAGCGTGAGCACGGTCGTGGACCGTCAGTTCGTCGAAAACCTTCCCTTGAATGGGCGTAGTTTTCAGTCTCTGATGACGCTCGCGCCGGGAGTCTCCATCGTCCCGTCGCAGGGAGTTGGCCAGAGCGGCGAACTTAGCGTGAATGGGCAACGCACCGAGGCCAATTACTTCACGGTCGATGGAGTGAGCGCCAATACCGGCGCGAGCGTCTCTCCCTCGGGCTTTACCGGTGCTGGATTCACGGGAGCAACCCCGGGTGAAACTGCGTTGGGCACGACGCAAAGCCTGGTTTCGATCGATGCGCTGCAGGAGTTCCGCGCTATCACTTCGACCTATTCCGCGGAGTATGGGCGAACGGCTGGAGGACAGTTTGCCCTCTACACCCGTTCGGGAACCAACCAGTACCATGGCACGCTATTCGACTATCTCCGCAACGATGCGCTCGATGCCAACAGTTGGTTCAACGGATACACAAATACGCCACCCATTGCGAAGCAAGCTCTGCGACAAAATGACTTCGGCGGCACAATCGGTGGCTTTCTCGATATCCCTCATCTTTACAACGGAAGAGATAAGACTTTTTTTTTCTTCTCTTATGAGGGATTGCGTCTAATCAACCCAACTCCGTCGCAGTTGTATGAAGTGCCCAGTACCGCGCTGCGGCAAGCCGCGCCGGCAGCACTAAAGCCATTCCTCGCTGCATTTCCTGTATCCAGCGAGCCAGACAACGGCAATGGTCTGTCCTACTACAACGCCGGCTACAGCGCACCGAGTTCGCTCGACACCAGCAGCATCCGCATCGATCACAGCTTTGGGGACAACTTCAAGATCTTCGGCCGCTACAGCGACTCCCCGTCTGACAGTACTGCACGTCAATCGAGCGACCTGGCGCAGGTCAACGCGACGATCCGGAATGTGAAGACCGTCACTTTGGGAGCGACAAATGTCTTCGGGCCAAAGATGAACAATGAACTTCGATTCAATGTGACAGGGAACGACTATAAGTCCGCTCGCACCCTGGACAACTTCGGTGGAGCGACACCTCTCAATGAAGGCGGAGTTCCCGGTCTCCAGTCCGGAAGCTGGCTCACGTTCTTCCTCTTTTACGATCTCTATCCGTATTACCTGTTAGAGCCGCAGTCGAATCGCCAGAGACAGGTCAACTTCGTCGATACTTTCACTCAGACGCTCGGTCGACACACTTTGAAGTACGGCGTGGACTACAGACGGCTGGTGTCTTCCGAAGAGCTCCCGTCACAGTGGGAGGTCGGGTTCTACTACGATGAGGCATCGGTTCTCTCCAACCAGGCCGGCGGCATCAATTTCTACAATCAGACGATCAACATGAAGGCGGTTTACCCGAACACTTCGCTCTTTGTGCAGGACGAGTGGAAGGTGAATGATCGGCTAAGCCTGTCCTATGGCCTGCGATGGGAACTGAACCCTGCGCCTCATGATGCAAATGGCAATACGCCTTATACCGTCAACCAGATTACCGACCTGTCGACAGTTACACTCGCCCCGAAGGGAACGCCGCTTTGGCAGACGGTCCACACCAACTTCGCGCCTCGCCTGGGCGTAGCCTATCAGGTTCATCACGCTCCGGGAGCCGATACTATTCTGCGCGCTGGCGCGGGCCTCTACTACGACACCGGCACCGAGCTTGCCGCGGACGGATACTATGGCGTCGGCACGACAGGTTTCAAATCATTCAACGGCGATGCCTTTCCGCTCACGACACAACAGATCGCAACTGTCCCAACGCCAAGCGCGGCTCCTCCCTACAACGTTGCAGTCTGGGGGTTCGATCCACATCTGAAAACTCCTTACACGGTGCAGTGGAACGTAGCTGTAGAACAACAACTCGGCGAACAGCAGACACTGAACATCAACTATGTGGCCTCGGCGTCGCGACGTCTGCTGACACAGAACTTCTATAGCCCTGACCTGCTCGGCAATCCGAACTTCGTCTCCGGCAATGGGCTTTACCTTACGACGAATCGCGCTAGCTCGGACTACGAGTCACTTCAGGCTCGTTTTCAAAGGACCTTGGCCCACGGTTTTCAGGCGCTACTTTCCTACACATGGTCGCACTCACTGGATAACTCCAGCAGCAACTTCACCATTTACGAACTTGAACGCGGACCGTCGGATTTCGACATCCGCAACAACTTCCAGGCGGCTCTCTCTTATGAGATCCCAGGCCACTATCAGAACGCTTGGACTTCCTACGTACTGGGACACTGGGCCCTCGATGCTCGCATCTCGGCGCGCTCGGCCTTGCCTGTCGATATCATCTCCAGTACGACTATCGACAGCGACTCCGGCACCGGATTGAACTTCCATCCGGATCGCGTCACTGACCAACCGCTGTATATTCGCAACCCGCAGATCGCAACCGGACGACAGATCAACCCCACGGCTTTCGTCGAGAAGGACGATGCCAACGGCAATGTGATCGAGGGCAATGCAGGAAGGAATTCAGCACGGGGCTATGACGCGGTACAAGCCGACATGACCTTACGACGTGACTTCCCCTTTACGGAACGGGTCGGACTACAGTTTCGAGCCGAGGCCTATAACCTCTTCAACCATCCCAGTTTCGGCTCCATCTACACCTCGCTTGCCAACGGATCGCTCTTTGGGCAGGCTTACACCACGGAAGACACTCAACTTGGCGGTCTGAGCAGCATCTATCAGGTCGGCGGGGCTCGTTCCATGCAGGTTTCGCTAAAACTGCACTTCTAA
- a CDS encoding PepSY-associated TM helix domain-containing protein, with translation MFQIHLWVGIALCLYILVIGVTGSILVFESELEHAAYPGLWRASEPLAGQPAVDLPEVVETVMKTYPGQQITAAYLPDREGNNFEVFVHKGERFRYVFIDANTGRIAGDINPDRSWLIWIIDLHFRLLGGRVGEILNGIGAAFLLLLCATGVVIWWAGLKHWTRGLKVDLSRSWRRINFDLHGAVGFWTLLILSMWAFTGVYFVWPKPIESFVNRFSSVASANPPKFIVPPRGNQPWADLHGMILSAQQSSPNAKFAGAFFPGSDKSALTLLMARAETRNFTQMDYVYFDPAAGRQLALWHRGINDTWGGRFVFWLSPLHFGYDWGLAIKILWAALGCALPLLSISGVLMYWNRSLGKRWTRLKAQTSRTENKVVLD, from the coding sequence ATGTTCCAGATTCATCTCTGGGTGGGCATCGCCTTGTGCCTCTACATACTGGTCATCGGAGTCACAGGTTCGATCCTCGTCTTCGAGAGCGAACTCGAACATGCAGCCTACCCGGGTTTATGGCGCGCATCAGAGCCATTGGCGGGGCAACCTGCGGTCGATCTCCCAGAGGTCGTCGAGACCGTGATGAAGACGTATCCAGGACAACAGATCACTGCGGCCTATCTGCCTGACCGGGAAGGCAACAACTTCGAGGTCTTTGTCCATAAGGGCGAGAGGTTCCGATATGTGTTCATCGATGCGAATACCGGGCGGATCGCCGGGGATATCAATCCGGATCGGTCCTGGTTGATCTGGATCATCGATCTGCACTTTCGGCTGCTGGGGGGCAGGGTTGGCGAGATTCTGAATGGAATCGGCGCGGCCTTCCTTTTGCTTTTATGCGCTACTGGGGTCGTCATCTGGTGGGCCGGTCTCAAACACTGGACTCGCGGGCTCAAGGTTGACCTCAGCAGAAGCTGGAGACGGATCAACTTCGATCTCCATGGCGCCGTGGGATTCTGGACGTTGTTGATTCTTTCGATGTGGGCTTTCACGGGCGTTTACTTTGTCTGGCCGAAACCCATCGAGTCCTTCGTGAACCGGTTCTCTTCCGTGGCCTCTGCGAATCCGCCGAAGTTCATCGTTCCCCCAAGAGGCAATCAGCCCTGGGCGGATCTGCACGGGATGATTCTAAGCGCCCAACAGTCCTCACCCAACGCTAAGTTCGCCGGCGCATTCTTCCCAGGTAGTGACAAAAGCGCGTTGACTCTTTTGATGGCGCGCGCCGAAACACGCAATTTCACTCAGATGGATTACGTCTATTTCGATCCAGCCGCGGGGAGGCAGCTGGCTCTTTGGCATCGAGGGATCAACGATACCTGGGGTGGAAGATTTGTCTTCTGGCTGAGCCCGTTACATTTCGGATATGACTGGGGGCTTGCGATCAAAATCCTTTGGGCTGCTCTCGGCTGCGCGCTGCCTCTTCTATCGATCAGCGGAGTGCTCATGTATTGGAACAGATCTCTCGGCAAGAGGTGGACGCGCCTCAAAGCCCAGACGTCTCGGACGGAAAATAAGGTTGTACTGGACTGA
- a CDS encoding tyrosine-type recombinase/integrase, producing MRLYKKQIIGSTGKIRSRREAEKAVVALRGLINVDVGNPQTICDLDAHYRVRELTLEKKAFGTIDTHRLLFKRYIGPRWGHLRLSAVRTVEVEEWLYSLPLAPASKAKLRGLLSVLYNHAIRHEWFTFNPISRVKTSQKRLRDKDVLTPDEFQQLVQLLSVRDRAMVLLIGSTGLRRSEMITLTWSDINVRTMEVNVLRSCVRNRIGKTKTESSCRPVPLHPLVLNALLEWREQSPYPTELDFLFPSVQLKGSRPLSPDSILEKSIRPALAKIGVVGKQIGWHSCRHSLATNLRFLGVDIKVAQELIRHSSCRATLDVYTRAVDQQKREASLKIIELMLSLEIKKFQHPRRS from the coding sequence TTGCGGCTTTACAAGAAGCAGATCATTGGAAGCACAGGTAAGATTCGAAGTCGACGAGAGGCTGAAAAAGCTGTAGTAGCGCTTCGTGGTTTGATCAATGTTGACGTTGGAAATCCTCAGACAATATGTGATCTCGATGCGCACTATAGAGTGCGTGAACTTACTCTAGAGAAAAAGGCTTTTGGGACAATCGACACTCATCGCCTTCTATTCAAGCGTTACATCGGGCCACGCTGGGGTCATCTTAGGCTTAGCGCCGTTCGAACCGTAGAAGTCGAGGAATGGTTATATTCTCTTCCATTGGCGCCAGCCTCAAAGGCGAAACTGAGAGGCCTTCTGTCTGTGCTCTACAACCATGCAATCCGCCATGAATGGTTTACCTTCAATCCAATCAGCCGAGTGAAAACATCACAAAAACGCCTCCGAGACAAAGACGTTCTCACTCCAGATGAATTTCAACAATTAGTACAACTACTCTCTGTGCGCGACCGGGCTATGGTTTTGCTTATTGGCAGCACCGGACTTCGCAGATCGGAGATGATCACTCTTACGTGGTCCGACATCAACGTCCGTACGATGGAGGTCAATGTTCTAAGGTCTTGTGTACGGAACCGGATTGGAAAGACGAAGACTGAGTCGTCTTGCCGGCCTGTCCCACTTCATCCTCTTGTACTCAACGCGCTGTTGGAATGGCGTGAGCAATCACCTTATCCGACCGAGTTGGACTTCCTTTTCCCTTCTGTTCAGCTTAAAGGAAGCAGGCCCCTCAGTCCTGACAGCATCCTCGAGAAGAGCATCCGACCTGCCCTTGCAAAGATCGGAGTCGTCGGAAAGCAGATTGGCTGGCACAGTTGCCGTCATTCTCTGGCGACGAATCTGAGGTTTCTTGGTGTGGACATCAAGGTTGCTCAGGAATTGATTCGGCATTCCAGTTGCCGCGCAACGCTTGATGTTTACACCCGCGCGGTTGACCAACAAAAGCGCGAAGCGAGCCTGAAAATCATTGAATTGATGCTGTCGCTGGAGATTAAGAAATTTCAGCACCCTCGACGCAGTTGA